The DNA segment TCAGATACTTTTTACTTACAAATATAAACTTCCCTTGGTGCTTCTTCAGGCCAGTACTCCCCTGAGCTTTCAGGAAAGATGacctttctctctgctcctgcttATTCTCTGTTTGGGAGAAGCAAAGACTTCCGCATCAACAAAACACCAGGTAACATATTGGATTTTTTTGGTCAACTTTAGTTTTTCAGAACATTCATGGTAGAAAGAATATAAAGTTTAGCAATGGCCCCGTTCTGCAGGTCCAGCCTCGTACACACTGCCCTCTGTGCTGGGGCCCAGGACTGTGGTCACAGCTACAGCTCCCGCCCACTCACTCCGTGGACGCAGCAAAACTGGAAGCTTCCACGAGGACCTGAACAAGGTACATGTGCACAATCatgaaatctattttattttttttaatctagaAATCTTGTGATTTACTCTTGTTCTCTATACATTAATTTTACCTCTAGACTCCTGGCCCTGCTGCCTACAAAGTGGTGGACCCCTGTACTTACAGTCAGAAACCGCCACAGTTCAGCATGACGGGCCGCAACTTTGCTCCTGGTGAAACCACACAGAAACCAGGGCCTGGTTCCCACTGTCCTGAGCGGGTAAGAAAACcccattatatttaataatcattAAGGAGGTTTGAATGTCGTTCACTTACTAAATGTTGTCTTTCTAGGTGACCACGACAAAAGCTAAAGCTCCGAGCTTCTCCTTCGGGATTCGTCACTCAGAATTCATCTCACCCCTCATTGTCAATGTGCCTGAATGACGACACGTGATCTCTTATTATGACtgaaaagaaatcacacaaGAGCGTCAAATAAAGCCCAAGAAGAAAGTGACTCTGGATTCCTTAGATCATATTTTATCACCACAGATTAAGAGCTTGTTCTGTTGGTAATTGCCACTTTATCAGGCTTATGACGCTGTCTGTGTTTTGAGTGTCATTACATTTGTATTAATTCAACACGATCCTTGTGAAAGTCCTTTTCAAACCGCCTTATTTTTATAGTCCAGCTTTTTCTTCTTACTGTTTAATTCACATTCTCGGTAGATATTGTGGAGGAAATTTGACTTTGcgagacttctgaaataaagagaactGACCATAATGGTCTTTAAAGTGCACGATTATTCTTTTGTCAAAGAAGGTCAAACAGATTTTACAGCATGCGGACAATGAAGATGGgtaagacaaagaaatgttttcgGGAGTGCTCTTTTATATAGAAAGAGGTGATGCATGTGCGTTATTCTCTTGTCTAACTCTTtttgacctgcctgctgctgtaacaagtgaatttcccccgatgtgtggataaataaaattctatctaatctaatctaatctaagaagcaaatatgtgtgtgtgtgtaaagagaaaGTGTGATAAAAGTCATGATGAATCTGCCTGCATGAGGCAGGTCACCAACGGACATCATGTCAGGTCACACATGGTGCGGTCATCTTGTCACACATgatatgcataagcagagataatagtGTGGTaacataagcagagataatacaGAGTATAGTATGATTGTATAGTTTACATGACAGTATCTGCAGCAAATTACTTAAGTACTCATCATAACATCAATTAAggtttaatacatttaaagtgaGCCAACACGCACAATGGCTGCTGTCAATGTTAcacctgtgtttttaaagcaaagGCCGTTAAtctggcaaataaaaaaattctacATAACAGCAACAACTGAATTATTTCAACAAGACGTTataattttatgaaaataaatacatttttggtgcTTTGAAGAATTTATGTGTCTCAGTCCACACACCCATGGATTTGCCACAAGCCTCGACAATCAGCTACTCAACACAAACATTGAGCACAAATAGGCTCCATCTAACGTAGGGCCGAAAGACGATGTAACACGagtaaatacaattattatagAATTATTATGAAGCTAAATGTGAGGACGTGAATGTTGCTGCTCATCAGCTTCACAGAGCTCGAGCATATTAAGAGGAAATCTGCACTGTTCATATGTGCAAAGCTGATAAAGTTCAATCTGTGCAGGTTCAAAGCTGTAAACGCTGCCAGAACTGCTCTCTATATGACAGAGAGGGGAAATAATCATGAACTCTATTTGCAGAAACTTTGACACGATACGACTTATATGTTCATCAGTATGGAGGTGTCACAGAAATCAGTGTCGGCaccatttttatttcatccacTGTGAGTTATTCTAATTGACTATCAGAGAAACATCAACAGGAATAAATGCAGAATACTGATTCAACGTTTGTGGCCCAGTGTCTCACACAGAGGGGGTTTCCATCCCTTCTGCAGACCCCCCACACCTCACTGTCATTCAGTGCAACTAAAAACTGTTAGTTCAGAGAAAAACTGAGTACATGCATTATTTGGTTTTGACTTTGATGTCATATTATTCTGTAATAGGCTCCATCTCTGAGTTTCAACACAGCAGAGCAAACATTTCTTCTGGTGATTTGTGAACCGGAAATAAGaggataattaaaaaatatatttttccttaTGAAATGTTTCTACAAATATTGCTGTCTAGCtgctttatatgtaaaaaataattaaaataatttactattaaattaaattaaaacttcTGAATGTGTGATTGTTGACAGGCACTTGTGAGGACAGCAGCACACGCAGTGGAGTGGTCCTTCAGGCGTCCCCGTTGCGTAGGAACGAAACCCAGTCGGAGACTCGAAGCTTCATCTCCAAACTTTGACTTCCTGGATTCACAGACGAGCGGAGGACGCGGTACAAACTGCTCTCGGGTTATAAAAGAGTCGCACATGTAAAATACTCGGAGATATTCACATCATGTCTCTTTGTTAACGACAGATTCCAGTTAGCGGTGCTTAGCTAACTGTTAGCCTCCGCCAGCGGCTCTGTGGCGGAAACAGTCCAGCGCCGAAGagacactttgaaaaaaaaaagacaaatgtgacCAGTGGACTTCTCTGTAATGTCCTCACTTTTCTGCTGGAGTCACGTTTTGTAGATGTAACAACCCACGAACCGGTGAGATGACCGATTTCAAACCGACGCTCAGCTCAGCTAACCGGGGACAGACCAGCTAACGCGCCCCGTCGTGGAGGACGCGGCTCAGGAGActaagacagacagagaagctCCTGTTGATCCAGTGGTTACAGTGGGAGCTGTGGTACAGGAGGAACATGGCCGGGGACGCGGACAGTCTCCCGGAACTGGACCAGAAGAAGTACGATGCGGACGAGCAGGTGAAGATCATCTGTCTGGGGGACAGCGCGGTGGGGAAATCCAAGTAAGTGTCGGTGAGCTGTGATTTGACCTTTACCTTCAGATGGatgatctgtttcctgtgtaacttcagtgttcTGATCTCCCTCTAGGCTGATGGAGAGGTTTCTCTTGGATGAATAGTATCCTTCATTTGTCCTTTCAACTCCTCTTCTGTacatgttactgtgtttttcttctctacACACTTTCTCTCCAACATTGTTTCTCTCCATCACCCAGGCCCGTGTTGCCTTCCTCTCCCGTGTTTGTGAGATTTATAATAAGATTTATTATCAGAAGGCTCTGATGAGTTTTGTCTTGTGTCCCAAGACGTGCACTGTTTCAcataaatgacaaaagaaaCTGACATCACTAAACAACAAAGCATATACATAAGTTCAATTGATATTATCActtcatttaacatttactgCTCAGTCCACACAGGGAAATCTATTTAGAGATACAACTTTATAACTGTGACAGTTCCACAGTCTGTTCAGGTCTGTAAGACTCTTAATCTTCTGCTTGATTccaaaaactataaaaatattCTTCTGATAAGATATGAGTGTTCGgattttatatatagatatataacaGAGACAACACTGTTTTTGAACATGTTGCATGAAAAATTGACACAAGAGCTTGAAACCACAATCTTAGACATGTAGCAGTCTACCACGTCAAACTTAAAGCTGAGACAACTCTGCTATGAATTGATTCCATACTGCATTTTAACATTCTGTATTATAATTCTTAAAAACAACACCAGGCTCTGTTTGTTTGATCAATCTCCTGAGAAAGTAAAGTCAAAGTAAAGCCCTGTGGTTCAGTTCCTGTTGTTTAGAACGggctataaatataaatctgacTTGACACGACCGTATCAgctgtaaaaatgtttgtatcaGTTGTTTGGTCAAAGCTGTCACAATCAATGTCTGCACATCATCGTGGTGTTAAAGATCAAGCATGTCTCCAACAAGAGAGATCCAGATCCTTAACTCTTTGCACAGTCGTCCCCAGCAGCTGTCAACCTACGCTCTGACTctctacaaacacacagccactgTAGGAAACAAGACAGTAGCAGTGGGTATGTATGATGTTGTGCATCTACTACCGGTGACAGAAAAATCCTATCTGCCAAATGACACTTATCTTAAATCCGCAGCATTAGGAGCATGGGTCAGACTCTGAGCTGCTTCTGCAGGGACAGACGTCTTTGACCTTTTGTTTTTGATCCACAGATTTCTGGGACACAGCTGGTCAGGAGAGGTTCCAGAGCATGCATCCCTCTTACTACCACAAAGCACACGCATGCATCATGGTAAGACTCACTGCTGGCTTCACGGCAGGTGCTTCCCACTCAAGGGACTGACAGGAAAGtaaacagagaacagaaaatTCTAGTAATCAGAGACGTTAGGAATACAATGGATGGCTGTgtttaaaatatacatgtaagtgcacattttgttgtttgtgcgCTTGACTGGCCTCGAAGCATTTACCTCACAAATGTTACTCGGTATAGTCACATAATGGGATTTCAGATGAAGGTCAACGAGGGCTGGTCAGACGGCTGCTGGCACCAGTCGACCTGAGCTGAACTCGGGCTGAACTCTTCTGTATTCTACCTTCTGTTCAAGGTTTTTGACGTTCAACGGAAGATCACATACAAGAACTTGACCAACTGGTACAAGGAGCTGAGAGAGTACAGACCGGAGATACCCTGCTGTGTGGTCGCCAACAAAATCGACGGTGGGTCCGGTTGCGGAGCGTATATacgtccaccaaggcccagcagtccccttaaaatCAATCCAGCTGCAGTAAAGTACACACACGTAAtttagtcccctaaatatgccggATTTATTCCACCAAGATTCCATTCCTTGGGAAAAGTTGTGACTTTAAATAATCACTCTATCTTGTgacattaaagaaagtgaaaaaaaaaaaaaattaaattcatcCGCCCCAGAATTGTTTGTCCTTTCCGGGCcgatccttccaccaagttctgtggaaatccattcagtagattttgcgtaatcctgctgacaaacaaacgaacCTCCTTGGGGGATTTCAACATGTTCTTTTTTGGATTTGTGTTCATTATTcatatttgctcttttttttttttttatcacaaagtTGACTCTAGAATAACAGATGTTAAGACGTGTGTTTTTTCTTGTGTGCAGCTGATTTGAAGGTGACACAGAGAAGCTTCAGCTTCGGGAAGAAGCAAGGACTCCCGTTCTACTTTGTGTCCGCGGCCGACGGGACGAACGTAGTTAAGGTTTGAACTTTATTCTCCCGCAGTATTAATGGTAGTGATCCAGGAGTTCAGGCTCATCAGTAGTTTCACGGTTCACGCTGTGTCATTTTACTACCACACACAACTCTCCTTTTATAAGTCAAATGAGTTCAACCTGTAATTCAGTGTGAGCTCATCAATGTTGTAGACTGCTTAGCTGCCTGATCGTTTTCTGTCACAACAGATGTTCAGAGAGACGATCAAGAGAGCGGTGGAATACAAGCAAAACCCCAGCGACTTCATGGATGAAGTGATGCAAGAGTTAGAGGTACACGTCTCTGAATACTCAAACAGCCTGAGCAGGCATGTGCTCAACTTAAACTGCTGTACTTTTAACTGAATGatgtttgaaaaatacaaaataaaaatgttgttttatgtaATACTTCCTCTGAGAAATCCCATCATTTAATCCACCATTGTTTTTGTCTATAGAATGTTTTCATATTCTTCCTCCAAACCTGCTTCTTTAAACTCAACACAATTCACTTTTCTATTGACTTTTCTGTTCatgaaatacaaacaataatctgcttttgtgttttggaCCAAAACCATGTATTTATGTCGGTTTCTCGCCCTCATCCTACAGAACTTTGACctggagaagaaggaagagaattCAGAAGCCGATGAAGATGGATTAAAAGCCGAGAGTCCTGAGCTGGtctgacagatttttttcatttacaattCCTCTCATCATCTCATGgattatttctcctcctctggagtCGATGCTGCAAATAGACCATGATTTTAGTGAAAATGTCCGAGAGCTCTGATTCTCTGTGACGCTCTTGACGTAATTTTGGTGGTCTGCTTTAATCACTATTGAATTGTTGCTACTACTGGAGCGTGGCTGACATTGGGTTTGAAGTCACCGTCCTCCATCTGTCcactgacaggaaacacaccTGGTGGAATGATCAGGATTTGTTGAGCAGGTTCCTTTAGCCTCCATTTCTAACATCGTCACTTTTAAACAATATCTACTTTTGTAACAGGTGAAAATCCCTTAGTGAAGCTTAATGTTTGTTTCAGCGTGAAAACCAATTACTTTGTGTCGTGtaatgtgaatgtgaagcatCGAAAAGCCAACTTGCAAAGAGAACGTGTGATTATGAATTTGCTGCTGTTCTCCGTGTTTGTCTGTAGTGTTGTGAGCAGTGTCAGCAGGGAGCCGTGTCTGTTGGCTGCGTCTGTTGCTTTCATTCTATTATGTAAAGTCTGTTTTCTAGTGtccttcaaatgtttttaatcgtATCATAGAAACATATGATCCCGGTTCTATTTCCAAGAGCACGTTGTAGATGCAACTGTCAGTCATTCGATGTGAAagcagactgtttataaagatggacgacattacgGCTCcacagaagtgaagccaaagtgtaccgatcccacccccccccccggtggctggctgtGGTATAAGTCATAAATTCTGCCTCCTCGTGTTAGcgaatgggacatggagcaaactaaaagtcaaaaaatgtttctcaagctggtttctgtcattttagggcTTAACTTGACTTCAAAACGGGCTGAAATGTGATGATCGACTGCTGAGACTTTCTCACAATTGGTAGAGAACGTCTTTTGGCAGAGTGGGGGGGAAGTGAACACgcttcgtccatctttatagataGAATGTGTACGAGTGGACATCAACTGAATCGTACTCTAGTACTCAAGTACTCAAGTCGCAGCCTTGTGTAATGTTGAGTCTTTTGTGATGAGTTTGAGGTGTTTGCACAGGAACGTTGCTATGACGATGTTTTAAACCTGTTTTCTGGCAGAAGAATCTGTGTGAAGGGTGAAACACACGATTCCATTATTTCTACATGTTTACGTATACACAGAAACCCTGGatgtatattttctgtttgtatttgactGTATTGTGTGAAATTTACAATAAATCACACTGGAACATAGTTTGAATACTGAAACACTAAATTAGCAGGGACAAGAATTTGACGCAggtcatgttttaattataaatttATTACATAATATAACAAACATATATCTCTGTGGTGGAGATATCCTGGGCAACATCTCAGATCTTGCCTCAGACTTCACTGTCACCCTTTCTCGGAGTATTACTAGGTAGCTTCTTGCGTGCTCGCGATTCAACTTGGGTTTTCGCGTATTAAAATCGTATCAGTAATGCTGAATGCGTCACTCGCTTGGAGAATAGTTTGATGATTTTCCTGCTCATCAGATGCCGAGAAGGGGACGTGACCCCTGTGAGACAAGGCTGAGGTGTTGCAGCGATACGTCCACCATTCTAAACTTCACAGTGCAAACAAGGAGAAAAccaacaatgaaagaaaaaacccCTTTCATGATAAGATCACTGGTTCCGGTGAGTGACCGGAGCCCAGTGGGTTTTTAAAAACTGCTCCCCCTACACTATGTAGATTGTGCTTTGTTGATTAGAAAATAAGACAAAGATAAACCCCCTCGCTGAACTTATTTGACCTAATGATGTGTAAGTCTGTTACACGCTGCTCATTTTGCATCTGTGAATTTGGTAAACTTACACAACAACCCAACCAGGTATTCACTACAGCATTGTTGCTCCTCAGCACATCAGCCTGTGTGAGTCCAGACTGCACACGTCAtctgttgtttgtatttatagGGGAACAGTAAGCCAAGCCGGATAATAACCTTCATCATCACAGTAAAATCAAGCAGTTGTGATACTTTGTCTCAAATGTTAAATAGAAACCATGTTGATGCAAAGCTCACAGGTAAGATACACACAGgatacatgtgtatatataaatatatcatatacatatatatcctGCATCTTCACAAAAGAATAACAATGACTGTATTTCCACCTGCAGGAAATACTGAAGGATCTCACAAATGTCTGTAGTTCTCAAGATTTCCAGGAGATGGCACCATATTATTGAGTCTAACAGCTCAAGAATGCTGTAACTAAGATAGTCCTAAAGCAAAGACAAATATACagttaaaagtttattttttggcacattttttttctttgtgtcgtTTCCTCCTCACTGGATCACCTCATGTAGCATATCGCCAAAAAACTCAGAAACCCAATgtctgaaaaaggaaaaaggagtGCTGCCAGACAGAGTGGAGGGTAAGGAGCGCAAATGCCATCTGGGAATGGGCGTACAAAACAGTGACTGTGCGCAGGCTTCAGCTACACACTTACAAGGTGAGTTACAGTAGAAAATGTTAACAATGGGTTCATTCAGTATCCCCAGGGTGATCgcgctccctctctttctgcctctcccATCCTCTGGGGCAGGACAGTCCACGTCTGAAGATGCCGCTCAGAAcgaaacaagaaaaacaattatgTTCAGTCTGGAGTCgaaggtgagtgtgtgcattgttctgtatatgtgtgtacctaatgtctgtgtgtgtgtttgtgtgacacagCCACTGCCGGGAATCTCTGATCGTATCACAGTAAGGCTATAGTGGACTAACTTCAGTGATGTAAACCCTAGTAATCAACCACGCACTCTCTCACTGTCATATGTGTATCATCATcgacactctcacacacacaaaatggaaacatgcatctgcacacatacacacagctgtAAACACGCTGAGGAGGAGcgaccgcacacacacacagattcaggGAATCCAGATGCACGCATGCGCTTGAATGATGGGGTGGCTTTTAATGTTAGCACCTTGTCACCTTGTTTTGTGCAAATCATCCCCTAGTTCATAGTTCAGAGTTCAAAAGTTCAAGAGTTCATAGAAAGAATAAAATCTGCTCACCTTTTCCACAGGTGGTTAACTATGCATATATGCCAAACATTCATATATAGATCtatatactttttgtttttcaaaaatttATATGAAATCTATCATATATACATTGCTTgtgatcttttaaaaaaaaaaaaaaagaagaaacatttgtagtttgttcatttttacaAGTGTAAGTATGTTTTAGAATGGACAGgatatcagttttttttctttttctgtcactcTAAAATTCAAATGAGTGAAGAAATTTAAGTATCATGTTTCACACGCTACAAAATCTACCCCCAGTGTCTGAGGGTaacaaatcaacacacaaaaaaaataataatcaaagaaccattaacaaaaaaaaaagtccaaatgaGTTTGCGGACGAAACACTGGAgtcagaaattaaaataatcagtgaggtcacagtgaggCAGTGAGTGCTATTCCTACAACCCAGATACCACGTTATATTCACCACCTGCTTTTACAAACTGttcaaaagaagagaaaagagaaatgtacACAACTCATCGCCACGAAGAAGTGCCGTGGCGTCCTGCTGATGTATGGAGGTTGTTTTGTGGTAATAGAGAAAATGGACAAaatgctttgttgttgttgtcgtgaATAAAACTCACTGTTTCTCACTGCCAGCAGAAGCTACTCATGAGTACAATTATAGATTTTATATTGTTAAAGGAAAATTCAGTTTCTGttcctttgttgttttttttttacatttacaacctGGGTCTTATGTTAAAAgttctggctgctgctgttaatgATAATATTTTACTCACTAAGTAAATTGCAGAGATACAGAGAAGCAGCGATGTAGCAAGACACTGCCAGGttgtaaaaatacagaattttcTTTATGACCTTACAGAAGTGTTCCCATCCCCAGGGCCTGATGAGCTACAGACACGTTTCCAGTCGTCTCTTTTCAGATTCTGTACGTCCAGGTCACTTAAGCCCTTGTGTGGCAACTTTTTGTTGGTTCgattttaaaggaaaataataaatttgGTCAGGTTTACACTTAACTGGTTTCCTTATCTAGGAAAATGAAATCTTAAAAAGATTTCTGCCGTGCAGTACGTCCACAgtcatttcctctctgcagatgaGGAAAACCCCAATGTTTCCTTTTCCTGACCTGCTTTCAGACCTTGTGCAGCTCAGTCTGAGAAGCATCCTCAGGGGTTGCAGGGATGGAAATTTCTTTACTAGCCGTCTAACATTTTTCAGAATGCTGTGGTGTTAAAACTGCCTTACAGGTAAGAATTTGAAATGATGATAAGAGTCAAAACCTCTCCATGCTAGTGCCCCAAACTTCCATCCCTGAGTGATTAACAGGCATAAGATGAagagcgccccccccccccccccccccttttttttttcaaactcccTGGCTCATCAGTTGGATAAATCCGAGACGCTGGTGAGCTCTGTAGCAGAAGGGGCGGTGGGGATGGGTGTCACCTGCGGCCTCAGCCTCACATTACGGGATGCCCTTTAGTATGAAGGAAGActgtaagaaaaataaaaacaaacgaCAAACTCTCTGTTCAAGACCATGATGCAACTCGTCATGCTACGGTTCAAGATAGGGTGACCATAAGGAAAATTGTATACCTATGACAAAAAATTCATTTCCATATCTAtatacttttttctttcaaatatatatatttatatatatgtatataattgGTAGAAATGAGTAAACTATTGGTGGAATAAATTTAAAGATTTCTCTTTGCCCTCTATACTAAAAACCAAAAACAGGCGAAGATTAATTTATTACATTTCCTCTTTGCAAcattgtcttttcttctgaAAGCTATATTTAGatacatatatatcatattatataatacCTATATATAATATTCCCTTTGGAAAAACCAAAAAATTGATTATGAAAAAAGCCACGAGTGTTGGTTAAACATTCTCCAAATATAATAGATAGCACAGTCTGGGTACCAAGGCGGAGGGGTTTTCTCCCGTGGTTTACTTGGTGGAGCTCCACCTCTGGGCTCGAAAGTCTTcggtttaaaaacaacagcaggttATAGAGACGACACACCTCGTCAGAGCTGTGTCAACACTACGTCCTTAGTCCTGTGTTCATCACTGTAGAAATTATTTGAAAGGCAACTGAGCTCTGTGTTTGGAACAaaatctcttcctcctcctcctttactCAAACTGCGAAGGCTTTCAGAGGCCTGGTGGATGGCGGGATAGAGgtagagaaggagaggagggaacagGGACAGAGAAAGTGTGGGTGTTAGTCAGGGACCAACTGAAGCTTTcacaaatcaaatgttaaatTGGAGCTCATGTAATTCTCCTCGGCAAAGAAACACCAGAGCCCATTTTGAAGTctgatctgattggctgtgggCGAGGAGGTGGGCCGATACAAAGGGCTGAGTAGAGTGTTGACTCCTCGTCTTCAGTGCAGCACCAGGTGCAGGGTATTTATGCAGGATGGGAAGGAAAAGTGTCACTAAGGACCACAAGTAAACATTAGtgatgcagaaaataaaagcagccaGAGTAAAAGAGGAGCGGTAATTATCtgttctcttttctgtcttttcattagCTCTGTATCTTCCCAGTTCAATCCAAATCTTCCTCTCCAACTGTTGCTCTGTCCCCAGGCAGGGGTCAGCTCTCCAGCAGCAGTTTTAGTGCTCGTTCAATGTTCATGCGATGTCCAACTCGTGTCACTCCCAGTTCTGCAAAGTCGTCCTTGGTCAGAGCTGGAAGATGAGAGCCTTCGATCTCGTGTTCCTGAAACCCTGCTCTGTGCTCACCCAGGTTGATGCTATCCAGCCAGTCTCCGACGTCGTACTTGTTCCAGAGGTGGAGGGGTTTTTGGTGGAAGGGCCGAAGGGCTAAAAGTGGTGACCCCAGCCCTGGTGAATGGGAGGGTGACGGGGAAGGGGAGCGAGAGCGGGAACGGGCGCTGGAGCTCCTCATGACAAAGCGGACCTCTTTAGGCTCCTGGGGCAGGCTGAGGCTGGAGGATTTGAGGATGGTTTGCGGTGGTGTTGTTGGTGAGGGGGGCAGGCCGTAGCCGGAAAATCTTCCAAGAGGGTCGCCCCGATCAGGCGAGCCTGAACCTGGGCTGAGGGTGCGTCGGCTGACGGGGTAACGGCTACCAGGGCGGATGGTGAATGTGGTGCCGTAACTTCTTTGAGAAATGGTGTGGAGCTCGCCTAGGCTGCTGAAAAGTCTGgcgggagacagagacagagagagggattcAGGAAAACCACGGAGATGAaagtgatgaaaatgaaaataggGTAGAAGAAAAGAAGATAGAGCTTTAGCTTCGACGGTGCGTATCAGTTATTGTAGGCTAAAGGTTACTGACTGTTAGAAAGACCAAGGTAGTTTCACATCAAAGCAACATCAAAGCAGGAAGATACACTCACTGGTAGGTAGTAACATTATGAGAATATTTCCAGCTCGGGATACAAATCTTTTTACTCCTTAGTCATGAAAAATCACTTTGAACTCGCATCAGGATTTCAAGTTACACATGAACTgtacaagaaaataaatgataacaTTTGAGAATGAAATTGTATTTCACGATCCTCAGTCCTGTAATAAATTGAATGGAACCTACTGCCTGTTACGGAACACTGTAGCCTGCCTGACGTGATTTCTATTAATTGCTCTAAATTCTTATCTAAGTGATACAAATACagtaacacatgcacacacatatacagtacacactCAACTGCGGCTGCTAAAGGACACGTGGAGGCACATGGAGAAGAATCTTTTCCAAAGTTTAATTCAATTACATAATTGCTTATTTACCTTGGACGAGCAGCTGACACTCACTTCAATACATGGGTCTACATTTAGAGAATCTCCTTGACAAATCTCATTAGCACCTGCAGCATGTAGAGGAAGGGCTGAACTAATATGAACTGATACTGCAGCAACAGCCACTCTGCTCTCTGACTCAACAAATGCTGGTTTATCTAGAGTTTCTATCcctcttttgaaaaacaatagAAGTGAAAGAGTACTATGGATACTGTAAACTACTACTACATACTATGGAGGAAAGGATGGTCAGAAAGGAGAAGCGTGATGCATTAGAGGTTTAGGCTAACATAAAAGTTTTGATTAGCTTGATGCAGGCAGGGAGACTCAAAGGGGAGGCCCTAAAGAGTTGGTGCAATGGTGTCCGTTTTATTCATGCATGTTAGTAAGTGTCTGATGTTCAGGTGCTGGTGCAGGATTTCCCTCCACTGTGTTTGAAACTTTTGACAGGGGTGAGCTTTGAACTAAAGAGTGTAATGGAACAAAGGTAGGCAGAGCACAGGCTGGAAAAAATGATCA comes from the Hippoglossus hippoglossus isolate fHipHip1 chromosome 6, fHipHip1.pri, whole genome shotgun sequence genome and includes:
- the odf3b gene encoding outer dense fiber protein 3-B, yielding MIISNEIKNAELWVGTWRPHKPRGPIAALYGSPGPKYALPGLTGVSKHDPTKFKAPMFSFGTRHDQEMSSCSPGPKYLIHSNITRTGTGGAPAFSLHSRSKEQGLFQGPGPGQYSPELSGKMTFLSAPAYSLFGRSKDFRINKTPGPASYTLPSVLGPRTVVTATAPAHSLRGRSKTGSFHEDLNKTPGPAAYKVVDPCTYSQKPPQFSMTGRNFAPGETTQKPGPGSHCPERVTTTKAKAPSFSFGIRHSEFISPLIVNVPE
- the rabl2 gene encoding RAB, member of RAS oncogene family-like 2 gives rise to the protein MAGDADSLPELDQKKYDADEQVKIICLGDSAVGKSKLMERFLLDEYRPQQLSTYALTLYKHTATVGNKTVAVDFWDTAGQERFQSMHPSYYHKAHACIMVFDVQRKITYKNLTNWYKELREYRPEIPCCVVANKIDADLKVTQRSFSFGKKQGLPFYFVSAADGTNVVKMFRETIKRAVEYKQNPSDFMDEVMQELENFDLEKKEENSEADEDGLKAESPELV